Below is a genomic region from Pseudomonas berkeleyensis.
ACGCGCCACATCATCACGTCGCGCCGCCAGTAGCAGTGCAAGGGCGCCACCGCCTGAGTAACCCACCAGGATCAGTTGCCGCGCACCGACGCGCGCCTTCAACTGGTCAACGGCTTGAGCGAGGCTGTCCACCACCTCTGGCGCGAAGCGCGCGTCCGTCCAGTAGTCCCGAGAGCAGGCCGGCTGAGTCGCGATGAACTGGCAGGGCCGGGCAAGGTAGGCCGCCGCACCACTCGGTTGGGCCAGCGCCAGTTGCAAGGCGACAGGCGTCAGGGGCGTGGGGTCGGTCGAGGGGCGGGTTGAGGTGAGCCAGGCAAACCCGTCGCCTTCCAGATAGATCACGAGAGTGTCGCCAGTCGCCGCCTTTGGCAGGTAGGCGCGCAGTTGAAACGGCGCCGCTTCGAGGTTTTGCGCCGCCCAACCACGCTCCGCTGCCAGCTTATCAGCGGTGTGCGCACGCTGTTCGGGCGTTGGCAACGTGGCGCAACCCACCACCAGGGTGAGCAGCGCCGCGCTAGCCAGGCGGACGAGACGCATCACAAGGTGCCGTTAGAACATCCAGCGCAGTTGCACCGATGCGGTCTGGCTGAGGAAGCCTTCGCGGTGCAGGGCGTCATAGCGGCCAGTGATCTCGGTGCCGTTGGCGGTGGTGTAGATCAGGCCGGCACCGGCGCGCTGCGACCAGGCCGACTGATTACTACCCTCGGTGACGAAGGCAGCATCCGGGGCGCCTGCGTAGGCGGCGATGATGGCGGTGTCGCGGTTGTAGAAGTCGTAGCCGGCGCCGAGGTTGGCGGTGGCGGTGAGCTGCTCGGTGAGGTCGTGGGTCAGCAGGCCGTCTAGGCCCAGCACCAGCGCATCGGTGCTGCGCGACTTCACCTGCAGGCTGAGACCACCGGCACCTTTCTCGCGATAGGCCTCATCTTCGACCCAGGTGTAGTCGAGGTGAAGCGACGGTTTGAAGATGGTGCGCTCGCTCAACTGGAAGCGTCGATCCACGCCGATTCCGGCATGGGCGGTCTTGCTGTCGTAGCTGGACTCGGCGTTCAGACCGACGAGATCGATCTGGCGCTTGCCATCGCTGCGCATCTTGCCTGTATCGAGTTGGAACAGCAGGTCGCTGCTGGCGTCTAGGGCATGACGGCCGTAGAAGATGAGCTGATAGGTGTCGATGTCCGCACTCTGTTTCGGCCCGGCTGAGTTGCTCGAGACGTCGGTCTTGGCATAGGCGAGCGCCAGGCCCAGATCGGTATCGGGAGAGACGCTGGCATCGGCGCCGATCACGAAGCCATGGGTCTCGGCGCTGTAGCCGACCACGCCATTGCGGTTGTCCTGGCGCGAGCGGGTAGTGAACGGCTTCATCCACAGATGACGGTCACCCAGGAAAGCATCGCCCGATGACAGGCCGCGTGTTGCGTCGACACGCGACTGGATCACCGAGTTGATGCTGCCCAGGGTGTTGTTGGCCAGGTTGATCGAGTTGCCGGTCAGCAGTGGCAGGGTTTGCTGCACCTTGCTGGTGACCTCGCCGGCATCCTCGCTGGCGACGATTTCCTGCAGCGCCTGGTTGAGTTCGGCGGAGCCGGTGCCATTGGCCAGCAGGTCGTCCCACACGGCGGCGGCCCCCAATGCGCCAGGTGATTGCGGGGAAACGGCGCCGCTGATGCTATTCATGCCGGTATCGCGCACCACCAGATCCATGCCGTTGGCACGGAACAGCGTGGAGAAGGCATAGCGCAGGGAGTTGTCGGTTACGCGCAGGCCACTATCGGTGAGGCCGCCGTTGGCGGTGATCACATCGGTCAGGTCGCCGCCTGTGTAGCTGGACTTGACGTCGACCTTGAGGGTGCCGCCCAGGTTTGCCGTACCGCCGACCGCCAGGGTGCTGTAACTGGCTACGTTGGCCGCTGCGATGTTCAACGAACCGCTGGCGCTCTGGGTGAAGTTGCCGCCGACGCTGCTGCTCACCACCGATCCGCCTGTGGCGTAATTGCTCAGGCTGGCGCCCTGTTTCAACACCAGATCGCCGCTGTTGAGGAAATTGGCCAGGTTGCCCAGTTGCAGGTTGCCGATGGCCAGCCCGCCGGCGCTGTTTTCGACATCCACGGCTACGCCGTAACCCACCAGGAACGCCGTACTGGCTGAGACGAGCGTGCCGCTGTTGACGACCTCGCCCGAACTGGCTGAGTTGACCTGGATACCGGTGCCGCTGGTGTTCAGCGTACCCGTGTTGGTGACACTGACCATTCCGTTGTTGGATTCGGCGAGCAAGCCGGTAAGGGCGTTGATCCGCCCGGCGTTGAGCATGCTGATCGTGCCCTGGGCGCTGGCGCCCGCCATGCCAGCGTCCCACACGGCGTTGATGACGCCGCTGGCGGTGTTGGTGGTGGTCACGTTGCCGATGCCATCGCTATAGGCACTGATGCCGTGAAAATCCGGGCTGACCTGGCTGAGGTTGAGGTTGCGGTTGGCGGTGATGCTGCCGCTGTTGGTGACCGTCACGTTGCCGCCGGTACCGGCAGCCACAACCGCATCGTAATGGTCGGCGACCACGGTGCCGCTGTTGCTGATCTGTGCGCCGCCATTGGAAGACCAGGCGATCAGACCCTGGCGAGTGGTCGAACGGACGCTGCCACGGTTATCGATCACCGCTGTGCCGTTATAGTCGATCGCGCGTGCGCCGGCCTGATAAGCATGAACCGAGCCCAGGTTGGTGATGCTGACGCTGACCGGCGTCAGGCTGGCCGAGCCACCGTCGGCGTACAGGCCACGCCCGCCGGCTACGGTTACGCTGCCACGGTTGGTCAGCGAGACGGCGCCATTGTTGGAGGTGGCGGTGATGCCGTCGGAACTGGCGCCGAAGCTCGATATGCTGGCGGCGCTGTCCACCACGATGGTGTTGCTGGTGCTCGTGTCGTTGCTTTCCGAGCGTAGCCAGACCGCGCCGAACGGGCCTGCGGAGGTGATGCTCACCCCCGAGCCGATCTGCAGATTGGCATCCCAGCCGGGCTGACTGGAATACATGTACACCGCCGGATAATCACTGCGGTTCAGCACCGTGGTGCCGTCGATGGTCAGGTTCTGGGTGAACGGGCCACTGTCGTAGGGCGAACTCAACACAGCGACCGAATTTGCCGTGGTATCCGTCACGGTGAGCGACGAAGTACCCGTGCCCCCCACCATCTGGATGTCGGTGGTGCTGCATTGCGTCGTAGTGATATTGCCCGACGTGCTGCAGTTGGTTGCCGCCATTGCTGCGCCGGAGCTCAACAGGAGCGATGCCTGGGCGATTTGCAGGGAAAGACGGCGGAGCGGAAAGTGGCGACGGCTGGGGGGCTGCATGATGCCTTCCATGTGATGTTGTTATGGGGCTGGAGTCAAAACGCCAGCAGATAGTGAAGAAGGCGACGCCTTTTGTCATCACCGTCCGCTCCAGCCTGGCCGTCGGTTCGCATCGTCGTGCCGAACTTGCGCTCTACCGCTACGGCATCTCTTGCAACTGACTGGCCCATTTGTCGGCGAAGCGATAGAGCGGCAGGAAGGTTTCCGCCAACTCCGTTCCCAGGAGGGTGAGCGCATATCCCTTGTCGCCTGAATCGATGAGGCCTGCGGCGCGTAGCTCGTTGATCCGGCTCTGCAGCACGGTCGGTGAGATATCGCCCGAGGCACTTCGCAACGCCCTGGAGTTGAGTGCGCCGTCGCGCAGTTCCCAGAGGATGCGTAGCGCCCACTTCTGCCCGAGCAGATCCAGCAGCGCCATGATCGGGCGACGGCCGTTGAGAATCGATGAAGTCATGCTGCGTTCATCACTCCTGTTTATCGGACTTGTTTGCTACTGAATCAGTAGCAATACTGTTGCTACATATTCGATAGCGGAGGATACAGCATGACTCGAATTGCAGCACTGAACCGACCCTACGCCGAGGACATTCAGGCGTCTTTCGACCGGATCATGGGCCCAGGCGTGCCACCCCTGGTGTTGTTCACCTCCTTGGCGAGCAGCAAACGGGCCTGGAGCAAGTTCACCGCGGGCGCTCTGCTCGATGGCAAGCTGCTGACGCTACGCCAGCGTGAACTGGTGATCGACCGATGCTGCGCGTTGACCGGCTGCGAGTACGAATGGGGTGTGCATGTGACGACTTTCGCCCAAGCGGCTGGCCTGAGCCGGGAGGAGGTGAGCGCCACGTTGGACAGGCCGCTGCGCGAGCACCTCTGGGCGGCCGAGGAGGCCGCGTTGCTGGCGAGCGTCGATGCGCTGCATGAGCGCGCGACGCTGAGCGATGAAGAGTTCGCGCGAATTCGCACGTATTTCGATGATGAGCAGATTCTGGAAATTCTGATGTTGGCAGGCTTCTACCGGACGGTTGCCTATCTCGCCAACGGGCTCGATCTGCCCCTGGAGCGGGGCGCGGCGACATTCAGTGAATATCGCCGCATGGCTCAGGCCTGACGCTTGCCCCAGTTAAGCACGGCCAACGTCAGCAGGCCGCCGACGATGCCCCAGAACGCCGAGCCGACGCCGAGCAGGGTCATGCCCGAGGCGGTGACCAGGAAGGTCACCAGCGCTGCCTCGCGTTCGTTCGGCTCGCTCATGGCCTGGGTCAGGCCACCGATGATCGAGGCGAACAGCGCCAACGCCGCGATGGACAGGATCAAGGCGGCCGGCAGAGCGGCGAACAGTGCCGCCAGGGTAGCGCCGAAGATGCCGGCGATGCCGTAGAACACCCCGCACCAGACCGCTGCGGTGTAGCGCTTGCGCGGGTCTTCGTGAGCTTCAGGGCCGGCACAGATGGCGGCGCTGATGGCGGCCATGTGGATGCCGTGGCTGCCGAAGGGCGCCATCAGGATCGAGATCAGGCCGGTGCTGGCGATCAGTGGCGAGGCCGGTACGTCGTAGCCGTTGGCGCGCAATACCGCCATGCCTGGCAGGTTCTGCGAGGCCATGGCGACGATGAACAGCGGGATACCGATGCTGATGGCAGATGACAGCGAGAAGCTTGGCGTCGTCCACTCCGGCGTGGCCAGTTCAAGGCTGAAACCGGTGAAGTCCAGCAGGCCCAGAATGCCTGCCATCAGGCTGCCGGCGATCAGTGCGGCAAGCACCGAGTAGCGCGGCCACAGGCGTTTGCCGACCAGGTAGGCGAGCAGCATGGCCAGCACCAGCCAGGGCTGCTGCTCGGCGGCGTTGCAGATTTCCAGGCCGATCTTGAACAGCACGCCGGCCAGCAGGGCGGCGGCGAGAGACGCCGGGATACGGCGCATCAGGCGGTCGAAGGTGCCGGTCAGGCCGATCAGCAGGATCAGCGCGGACGCCAGGATGTAGGCGCCGATGGCCTCGCCATAGGACACCTCGGGCAGGCTGGTGATCAGCAGCGCTGCACCCGGTGTCGACCAGGCGATCATCACCGGCGCCCGGTAACGCAGCGACAGCGCGATGCTGCCGATTGCCATGCCGATCGACAGCGCCCAGATCCACGAGGAGATCTGCCCGCTGGTCAGACCGGCCGCCTGGCCAGCCTGGAACATCAGCACCAGCGAGCTGGTGTAGCCGGTGAGCATGGCGATGAAGCCAGCCACCACGGAGGAGGTGGAGCTGTCGGCCAGTGGGCGCAGGCGGGGTGAGGTTGCGTCTTGCATCAGAACAGTCCCGTGTCGACGAGGATGGGGTAGAGCGAAGCGACCAAGAGTAACGCCATACTGATGTTGAAGGCGCGCAGCGCACGCGGGTTATTCAACCAGTTGCGCAGCAGGCTGCCGGCCACCGTCCACAGACCGACGCTGGGGC
It encodes:
- a CDS encoding carboxymuconolactone decarboxylase family protein, with amino-acid sequence MTRIAALNRPYAEDIQASFDRIMGPGVPPLVLFTSLASSKRAWSKFTAGALLDGKLLTLRQRELVIDRCCALTGCEYEWGVHVTTFAQAAGLSREEVSATLDRPLREHLWAAEEAALLASVDALHERATLSDEEFARIRTYFDDEQILEILMLAGFYRTVAYLANGLDLPLERGAATFSEYRRMAQA
- a CDS encoding autotransporter outer membrane beta-barrel domain-containing protein, yielding MQPPSRRHFPLRRLSLQIAQASLLLSSGAAMAATNCSTSGNITTTQCSTTDIQMVGGTGTSSLTVTDTTANSVAVLSSPYDSGPFTQNLTIDGTTVLNRSDYPAVYMYSSQPGWDANLQIGSGVSITSAGPFGAVWLRSESNDTSTSNTIVVDSAASISSFGASSDGITATSNNGAVSLTNRGSVTVAGGRGLYADGGSASLTPVSVSITNLGSVHAYQAGARAIDYNGTAVIDNRGSVRSTTRQGLIAWSSNGGAQISNSGTVVADHYDAVVAAGTGGNVTVTNSGSITANRNLNLSQVSPDFHGISAYSDGIGNVTTTNTASGVINAVWDAGMAGASAQGTISMLNAGRINALTGLLAESNNGMVSVTNTGTLNTSGTGIQVNSASSGEVVNSGTLVSASTAFLVGYGVAVDVENSAGGLAIGNLQLGNLANFLNSGDLVLKQGASLSNYATGGSVVSSSVGGNFTQSASGSLNIAAANVASYSTLAVGGTANLGGTLKVDVKSSYTGGDLTDVITANGGLTDSGLRVTDNSLRYAFSTLFRANGMDLVVRDTGMNSISGAVSPQSPGALGAAAVWDDLLANGTGSAELNQALQEIVASEDAGEVTSKVQQTLPLLTGNSINLANNTLGSINSVIQSRVDATRGLSSGDAFLGDRHLWMKPFTTRSRQDNRNGVVGYSAETHGFVIGADASVSPDTDLGLALAYAKTDVSSNSAGPKQSADIDTYQLIFYGRHALDASSDLLFQLDTGKMRSDGKRQIDLVGLNAESSYDSKTAHAGIGVDRRFQLSERTIFKPSLHLDYTWVEDEAYREKGAGGLSLQVKSRSTDALVLGLDGLLTHDLTEQLTATANLGAGYDFYNRDTAIIAAYAGAPDAAFVTEGSNQSAWSQRAGAGLIYTTANGTEITGRYDALHREGFLSQTASVQLRWMF
- a CDS encoding alpha/beta fold hydrolase, with amino-acid sequence MRLVRLASAALLTLVVGCATLPTPEQRAHTADKLAAERGWAAQNLEAAPFQLRAYLPKAATGDTLVIYLEGDGFAWLTSTRPSTDPTPLTPVALQLALAQPSGAAAYLARPCQFIATQPACSRDYWTDARFAPEVVDSLAQAVDQLKARVGARQLILVGYSGGGALALLLAARRDDVARVVTVAGNLDPQAWTTYHRLQPLKRSLNPADQRPALASTRQQHLAGGRDRIVPAALASAFNNAYPPGTPSRVYLLPEHDHACCWARDWPSLWLKLQQDAQANTPDQP
- a CDS encoding benzoate/H(+) symporter BenE family transporter, whose protein sequence is MQDATSPRLRPLADSSTSSVVAGFIAMLTGYTSSLVLMFQAGQAAGLTSGQISSWIWALSIGMAIGSIALSLRYRAPVMIAWSTPGAALLITSLPEVSYGEAIGAYILASALILLIGLTGTFDRLMRRIPASLAAALLAGVLFKIGLEICNAAEQQPWLVLAMLLAYLVGKRLWPRYSVLAALIAGSLMAGILGLLDFTGFSLELATPEWTTPSFSLSSAISIGIPLFIVAMASQNLPGMAVLRANGYDVPASPLIASTGLISILMAPFGSHGIHMAAISAAICAGPEAHEDPRKRYTAAVWCGVFYGIAGIFGATLAALFAALPAALILSIAALALFASIIGGLTQAMSEPNEREAALVTFLVTASGMTLLGVGSAFWGIVGGLLTLAVLNWGKRQA
- a CDS encoding winged helix-turn-helix transcriptional regulator, whose protein sequence is MTSSILNGRRPIMALLDLLGQKWALRILWELRDGALNSRALRSASGDISPTVLQSRINELRAAGLIDSGDKGYALTLLGTELAETFLPLYRFADKWASQLQEMP